Genomic window (Pradoshia sp. D12):
AGGAAAATAGTAAAGCGCTTGATCATATTCAACGGTTTAGCGAGGATTTGGAGCAAGATGAAGGGTTTTTGATGGTGTTAGCTGAAAAAGAGTATAATTCTCTTGAATTAACTGAAAAGGACGGGATTTTAAAAGTTCCCATATCTTCTCTTGGAAAGGTGCCAAAACCTTTACAAAGGAGGGTGATTCATCTAATATTAAACTATCTTTATCAAGTGAAACCTTATGTATTTTCATACGTACATATAGAGTGTATTCAGTCTTTATTGACAGAATCCAATCCTTCCACCTCCGTGCAATTACCTTCTGGGCTTCAAGTTACGAAAGCATATGATCAGTTGCTTTTCCATTTTGGAAGGCTGCCATCAGTAACTTTATCAAAGGAACTCCGTATACCGGGGAAGACGGCTCTTGCGAATGGCGCCGTTATTGAAACAGTACTGCTGGATCCCTTATCTGAAAAATGGGAGCATGCATCTCGATATACATGTATTTTACCTTTAAGTGAAGAGGACTTACCATTAAGGGTGCGGAATAAGCGGGATGGAGATCGTTATCAGCCTAAAGGCTTCACGGGCCATAAAAAACTGAAAAAGCTGTTTCTTGAACACAAGATACCTGTGCATGAGCGGGAGAGTTGGCCAATTATTGTTAATAAGAATGATCAAATTGTTTGGATACCAGGTCTGCAAAAGATTAATTTAGAAAAGACCCCGATGCCAGCCATCATGATAAAGTATGTTGAATAATGCTCTTCTAGGAGGACTACCGAATGACGATTCATAATGATATTGAGAAAATTTTGATTTCAGAAGAAGAAATCCAAGGCAAAATTAAAGAACTCGGGGCTTTGCTTACAGAGGAATACGAGGATCTTAATCCATTAGTGATAGGTGTGCTGAAAGGTGCAATGCCTTTTATGAACGATTTATTAAAGCATGTAGACAGCTATTTGGAAATGGATTTCATGGATGTTTCCAGCTATGGTACTTCTACGGTTTCAAGCGGTGAAGTTAAAATCATTAAAGATTTAAACACATCTGTAGAAGGCAGAGATTTGCTGATTATTGAAGATATCATAGACAGCGGTCTTACCCTCTCTTATTTAGTGGATTTATTTAAATACAGAAAAGCTAAATCCATCAAGCTTGTCACATTATTGGATAAGCCATCCGGAAGAAAAGCGGATATACATGCGGATTACGCTTGCTTTAATGTACCTGACGAATTTGTTGTCGGATACGGGCTTGACTACATGGAAAAATACAGAAACATTCCATACATTGGCGTGTTAAAAAGGGAAGTTTACGAAACTGCCAAATAGGGATATAGATGATTAATAACCGCTATTCACATAATAGACTGTGCTATGATCTTTATATAAAATATATAAGTAACCTGATTGTAGATACGAATACTATATTTAGTTTTTTGGGAGGAGGTTAGGGATGAACCGTATTTTTAGAAATACCATATTCTATTTACTTATTTTTGTGGCGATTATCGGAGTAGTAAGTGTGTTTAACCAAAATTCCGAGCCAACTAAACATATTTCTAATAATGAGTTTATTGAAAGCCTTGAAAAAGGTGAGGTTAAATCCGCTGATTTACAGGTGGAACGCGGAGTATATTCTGTTAAGGGTCAATTAAAGGATGCTAAGGAAAATGAGTATTATTTAACATATATCCTTGCAGAACAGGCTGAAGAGGTTACTGACTTAATTGATGAACAGGGTGTAAAATCTACAGTTGCTCCAGCAAAAGAAACAAGTGTATGGGTAACATTCTTAACTTCAATTATTCCGTTCGTCATTATTTTGCTATTGTTCTTCTTCTTGATGAATAGTGCGCAAGGTGGCGGAAACAAAGTAATGAGCTTTGGTAAAAGTAAAGCTAAGCTTTACAGTGAAGAAAAGAAAAAAGTGCGCTTCAAAGATGTAGCAGGTGCTGATGAGGAAAAGCAAGAACTGGTTGAAGTTGTTGAGTTCTTGAAGGACCCTCGTAAATTTGCTGAATTAGGTGCGAGAATTCCAAAAGGTGTACTTTTAGTAGGACCTCCGGGAACAGGGAAAACCTTGCTTGCAAGAGCAGTAGCTGGTGAAGCAGGTGTACCTTTCTTCTCTATCAGTGGTTCAGACTTTGTTGAGATGTTCGTGGGTGTGGGTGCTTCCCGTGTGCGTGACCTTTTTGAAAATGCGAAGAAGAATGCACCATGTATTATTTTTATCGATGAAATCGATGCAGTTGGACGTCAGCGTGGAGCTGGCCTTGGCGGGGGACACGATGAACGTGAACAAACCCTGAACCAATTGCTTGTTGAAATGGATGGTTTCGGAGCAAATGAAGGTATCATTATCATTGCTGCTACAAACCGACCTGATATTCTTGACCCGGCTCTTTTACGTCCAGGCCGCTTTGACCGACAAATTACGGTTGACCGTCCTGACTTAATTGGAAGGGAAGCTGTACTTCGTGTACATGCACAAAACAAACCGCTTGATGAAAATGTGGATCTTAAAGCAATTGCGATGAGAACCCCAGGTTTCTCCGGTGCTGATTTAGAAAATCTCTTGAATGAAGCTGCTTTGGTAGCTGCAAGACAAGATAAGAAAAAAGTAGATATGAGCGACATTGATGAAGCAACGGATCGTGTGATTGCCGGTCCTGCTAAAAAAAGCCGTGTCATTTCTAAGAAAGAAAGAAATATTGTTGCCTTCCATGAATCCGGACATACGGTTATCGGGTTGGTACTTGACGAAGCAGATATGGTCCATAAGGTAACAATTGTTCCGCGTGGCCAGGCAGGTGGTTATGCTGTAATGCTTCCGCGTGAAGATCGTTACTTTATGACTAAGCCTGAACTGTTCGATAAGATTACCGGATTATTGGGCGGACGTGTTGCTGAAGAAATTGTCTTTGGTGAAGTGAGTACAGGAGCTCATAATGACTTCCAACGTGCTACAAGTATTGCCCGCAAAATGGTAACTGAATATGGAATGAGTGATAAACTCGGACCGATGCAATTTGGCCAGGCTTCAGGAGGCCAAGTATTCTTAGGTCGCGATATTAATAGTGAGCAAAACTATTCTGATAAGATTGCTTATGAAATTGATATCGAAATCCAAAATATCATCAAAACTTGCTATGAACGTGCAAGAAAAATTCTTACTGAAAACCGCAGTAAGTTAGACTTAATTGCTAATACATTACTTGAGATTGAAACGTTAGATGCTGAACAAATTCGCCACTTAGCGGATTATGGTAAGTTGCCTGAGCGTAAGGTAGCGAGCGATGTTACAGTGAATGTATCAGCTAAAAAGGAAATTCTGTCTGAGGATCTATCCAAAGACGATACAATATCCGAGCAAAGAGAAGATGATCAAACTCCTCCTACACCACCGGATATGGAAACAAACGATCCTAATAAATTGTAAGAATTCTGAGTGTCCCATCATATGAATGGGGCACTTTTTTTGAAAAGGGATAGAATGCTAACAGGAAGTTGGTCATGAAGGCGTTGCCACAGGATGTGGCGTACTTAGTCTTTGTTCGTTAAATAAGGGGCTTCAGCTTTTTGATTAATCCAGCTTCAGGGCCTAGGAGCTCGGGACATAAGCATGATCTCTGCGGGAGGAAAGAGCACCTCCCTCCGAGTATTCGTCTTATGCTTGTCGCTCCTGACCAGTCGTCTCAGCTTTTTGATGTAATCTAGCTTCAGGGCCTAACCGCTCGAGACATAAGTGTAGCTGCTGCGGGAGAGAAAAAGCGCTCTCCCTCCGCACCTCCTCTTATGCTTGTCGCGGTTGACCAAGGCCCTTCAGCTTTTTTGATAGGGGGTTTTTGCATGTTATTGGTGATGGATGTGGGGAATACGAATATTTCGATTGGTGTTTATAGGGATGATGATCTTTGTTTTCATTGGAGAATTGGTACGAATCGGGGAAAAACTGAAGATGAATACGGAATGATATTTAATCAGTTGTTGAGTCATGTTGGGTTAACCTTCCATGATGTAAAAGGAATGATTCTTTCCTCTGTTGTGCCTCCCATAATGTCTTCACTTGAAAGAATGTGTACAAAATACTTTCAACTGAGGCCTTTGGTTGTTGGGCCTGGTGTTAAAACGGGATTAAATATAAAATATGATAATCCTAAAGAAGTTGGGGCAGATCGAATCGTGAATGCTGTGGCTGCAATTCATGATTATGGAGCGCCAATCATTATAGTAGACTTTGGTACAGCGACAACGTATTGTTATGTAAATGAGCATAGCCAGTATTTAGGAGGGGTGATTGCCCCGGGAATTGAAATTTCTACAGAGGCGCTCTATTCGAAGGCTGCTAAACTGCCCAGGATAGAGATTGTTCGTCCTGCCAATATCATTGGGAAGAATACAGTAAACGCTATGCAGTCCGGCGTTTTATATGGTTTTATTGGACAGGTAGAAGGAATTGTAACCAGGATAAAAAAACAGAGTAAGCAGAATCCTATGGTTATCGCTACTGGCGGAAGAGCATCTATGATTGCAAATGAAACATCCATAATTGATGTTGTCGATCCGTATTTAACATTAAAAGGTCTGCAAATCATCTATTCAAAGAATATACAACAATAATCCTGTAATGGATTTGGAAGGAGTTTATCATGAACGATTATTTAGTTAAAGCACTAGCATTTGATGGACAAGTAAGGGCGTATGCAGTCTCAAGTACGCAAACTATTGCAGAGGCACAAAGAAGACAGGATTCTTGGCGTACAGCATCTGCTGCGTTGGGAAGAGCAATGACAGCGGCTGTAATGATGGGAGCCATGCAAAAAGGCGAAGCAAAGATTACTATTAAAATTGAGGGTGATGGTCCGATTGGTCCGGTTATCATTGATAGTAATGCAAAGGGTGAGGTTAGGGGATATCTGACAAACCCTCATGTTGATTTTGAGTCTAATGAACATGGAAAACTTGATGTAAGACGTGCTATTGGTACAAATGGTACGTTAACTGTTGTTAAAGATATTGGATTAAGAGATAATTTCTCTGGCCAAGTTCCTTTAATTTCAGGCGAGCTTGGTGAAGACTTTACTTATTATTTTGTTGCCTCTGAGCAAACTCCTTCATCTGTAGGAGTCGGTGTTTTGGTTAATCCGGATGACTCGATTCTTGCTGCGGGTGGATTTATTATCCAGCTAATGCCCGGCACGGAAGAAGAGGTTATAGAAAAAATAGAGAAAGCTCTAGGATCAATTCCGCCTATATCCAAAATGATTCAGGATGGTTTAACTCCGGAAGAAGTACTTAATAAAGTATTGGGAGAAACAAACGTAAAAATATTAGAAAAAATGCCAATATCGTTCCAGTGTCAATGTTCCAAGGATAGGATAGCAAATGCTTTAATCAGTCTTGGAAAAGAAGAATTAGAAGATATGATCGAGACAGATGGTCAGGCTGAAACCCAATGTCATTTCTGTAATGAAAAATATATATTTACCAAAGAGGAGCTTCAGGAGCTAAAAGACACAGCTAAGTAATTTATTGGAGGAGTTACTTTGTCAAGTAAGCAATGTTGGTCCATTATCGCCGGTTTAATTCTATTGAATATTGTGACTGTCCTTTACTTTACGGTGGGGGAAAATTCAATGAAGGAAGATGCAACGGAAATTGTTGCTGCAGTAGGGGATGAAGAGATTAGCCGTCCAGACTGGCTCGCTGAATTGGAAAGGATACATGGCAAAGATGTATTAACTACAATGGTAAATGAAGAAGTTATTCTTCAATTGGCGGCTAAGCATCAGCTGACTGTTTCTGAGGATGAGATGAAAGTGGAGGCTGTTCTTCGGCAAGCGTTATATGGTTTTACTGGAAATTCACCCGCTCATATAAGTGATAAGGAGCACAAAAAGAAACTTGAAGTTTCAATTCTGCTTGAGAAGTTGTTGACAAAGGATGCCGTTATAACAGACAAGGAAGTTGAGTCTTACTATAAAAGTAATGAAAGCTTATTAAAGTTCACTGATCTCTATCGTCTATCCCATATCGTACTTAGTGAAAAGGCAAAAGCAAATGCGATTATTAAGGAATTGAAGGCGGGAACTGATTTTGCTGCAATGGCAATAGAGCGCTCGGAAGATAAATATACGGCCAATAATGGTGGAGAATTAGGGTATATATCTTTAGATTCCGAGTCTGTCCCTGAAGAATATAAAGAAACTGCGGCTTCATTAAAACCAGGGGAATGGAGTCAGCCAATTAAGATCAAGGATGGATATGCGATACTCTATTTGCGTGATCAGATTGGTAAATCCGAACTATCCTTTGGAAAAATAAAATCTAATCTTAAAAGAAAGACTGCAATGGAACAAATGAATATACCTGTATCTGCAGATATGCTTTGGGAACAGTATGATGTGGATTGGATTTATGGAAAATAGAGTCATGTGCTCTATTTTCTTTTATATACTGTAAATGAGCCATAAAGATTATTTCACATGGTTAGATGCGAGAAAATCTGGGAATTTAGAAGTATAATAGTTGACAGAAAGCGTAAAAATAGCTAAATTGTATATAAAACCAATGAAAATACTATGGATTAGGGGTGGATAAGTTGGGTAAAATAGCAAATAATATTTCTGAATTAATAGGTAATACACCTGTTGTTAAATTAAATAAGATTGTAGAAGATGGATCTGCAGAGGTTTATTTGAAATTGGAATATATGAATCCGGGAAGCAGTGTTAAGGATCGTATCGCACTTGCCATGATTGAAGATGCCGAGGAAAAAGGTCTTCTAAAGCCGGGTACAACGATAGTTGAACCAACAAGCGGTAATACAGGCATTGGGTTGGCATGGGTTGCAGCAGCAAAAGGGTATAAAGCTATATTGGTAATGCCGGATACAATGAGTATGGAACGCCGTAACTTATTGAAGGCATATGGAGCCCAACTTATTCTTACTCCTGGTAAAGATGGAATGAAAGGTGCAATTGCTAAGGCGGAGGAACTTGTTAATGAACATGGGTACTTTATGCCGCAGCAGTTTAAAAATGAGGCCAATCCAGAAGTCCATAGAAAAACAACCGGTAAAGAAATTGTAGAACAAATGGGCGATCAATTGGATGCCTTTATATCCGGTATAGGTACAGGCGGAACTATTACGGGTGCTGGAGAAGTGCTGCGTGAGAAATACAAAGATATTAAAATTATTGCAGTTGAACCAGCGGATTCACCGATTCTATCAGGCGGTACTCCAGGGCCTCACAAAATTCAGGGGATTGGTGCAGGCTTTATACCTGATACATTAAATACAAATATTTATGATGAAATTATAAAAGTTGAAAATGAACAAGCCTTTGAACAAGCAAGAAAAGCTGCTAAAGAAGAGGGTATTCTTGGTGGTATTTCTGCAGGGGCAGCTATTTTTGCAGCATTGGAAGTTGCCAAAAAACTTGGTGCCGGCAAAAAAGTTCTAGCAATCATCCCGGATAATGGTGAAAGATATTTAAGTACACCATTATATAACTTTGAAGATTAATCGTATAGAAGAGTAAATAAGCTAAACATATGGAGGAGGCTAAATGCCTCCTTTTGTTTTGGTTTTCTGTGTTTCTTTCTTTTTTACAAATAACATGTGGTATAGTGATTTGCATAGAGTAATTTCGGAGTCTAATTAAAGGAGCAAATTATTATGGAACTACCACAAAAAAAGATGATTCTAGAATGTGGACAATATAGATTGGAACTTGGACAAAGCACTAAGATTATGGGAATTTTAAATATCACTCCGGATTCGTTTTCTGATGGAGGCCAGTTTAACAAAGTAGAACAAGCGGTTTTGCGTGCAAAGGAAATGATAAAAGCTGGAGCAGATATCATTGATATCGGTGGTGAGTCGACGAGACCTGGCCATCAGCGAATTTCGTCAGATGAAGAATTGGAGCGAATCATTCCTGTTATTAAGGAATTAACAAAAGAGATCAATGTACCGATCTCGGTAGATACATATAAAGCGGATGTGGCAAAAGAAGCACTTCATGCAGGGGCAACTATCATAAACGATGTTTGGGGAGCTAAAGGTGATGAGGAAATGGCCCGTGTTGCTGCCGATTCAGGCGCTCCGATCATCCTCATGCATAATCGTAAGCAGGCTTCCTATGATCATTTTTTGCGTGATGTTTTAAATGATTTATATGAAAGTATTCAGATTGTTAAAGATGCTGGAGTTAGTAACGATAAAATTGTGCTGGATCCAGGTATCGGCTTCGCGAAGTCACTGGAGGAGAACTTGCTGATGATGCGAAATTTAGACATATTGACCAGCCTGGGTTACCCCGTCTTATTGGGAACATCACGTAAATCAATGATCGGCAGAACACTTGATCTACCAGTAGAGGAAAGAATGGAAGGTACAGGGGCGACAATATGTTTAGGGGTTCAGCAGGGGTGTCAAATCATAAGGGTGCATGATGTGAAAGAGATGTCCCGTATGGCCCGTATGATGGATGCGATGCTTGGAAAGGTGAAAGTAAATGGATAAAATAATTCTTGAAAATATGGAATTTTATGGATACCATGGTGTTTATGAAGAAGAAAATAAGCTTGGACAGCGTTATAGAGTAAGTGCAGAATTGTATATGGATCTGCAAGTCGCCGGAGAAACAGATGATCTGAATAAATCGGTTAATTATGCTGAAATATACACTTTATGTAAGGCTATTGTGGAAGGAAAGCCATATAATCTAATCGAAGCAGTGGCAGAAAAGATATCAGCAGAAATTTTAGGCACATATTCAATTATTCATTCATGCAAAATCAAGGTTGTGAAACCAGACCCACCGATACCGGGTCACTACGATTTTGTTGCAGTTGAGATTATAAGGGAGCAAGAGCAGCATGATGAATAAAGTTTATATTGGATTAGGTACAAATGTAGGGGATAGAGAATCGAATTTAAAGGATGCCATAAGCGAATTGGCAGCAGTACCTGAAATTGAGATTATATCTTTATCATCTATATATGAGACAAATCCAGTAGGCTATTTAGAACAAGGTAAATTTTTGAATATGGTTGTTTGTATAAACACAACTTTCGATGCACAAACACTATTGGTTACCTGCATGAAGATAGAACAAAATCTTGGCAGAAAAAGGGAAATTAGGTGGGGTCCGCGAACAATAGACCTTGACATTTTGTTATATAATCAAGAAAATATTGTAACGAAAAACCTAATTGTCCCTCATCCGCGGATGCTTGATAGGGCCTTTGTGGTTATCCCGCTCGTGGAGATAGATAAGGACATCATTCTGCCTAATATGGAAAAACCTATAAGGGAAATCATGGATGATATCCCCGAAAAAGAAGGGGTTCGGATATGGAAGCGGAAAAATGGGGAAGGCGTATTAGGGCATTTAGAAAGCTGAAAGGTTTTACTCAAGAGGAATTTGCAAGGGAGTTATCTGTCTCTGTCTCAATGCTTGGCGAGGTAGAAAGAGGCAACCGAATACCCTCTGAGCGCTTTTTGCAGGATATTGCAAATCAGTTGGACATTACAGTGGAGGAACTAAAACCTCTCGTTAAATAGATTTAATGATAAGTGCAAGTAAAGGATAGGGAGGAATTGAATTGTTGAAGATTGGCAATGTCGAAATGAAGAATCCGGTTGTACTTGCACCTATGGCCGGAGTTTGTAACTCAGCATTTCGTTTAACAGTTAAGGAATTTGGGGTAGGGCTTGTTTGTGCAGAAATGGTTAGTGATAGGGGAATAATTTATGGAAATGAAAAAACCCTCAACATGCTCTATATTGATGAACGAGAAAAGCCATTGAGCCTTCAAATTTTTGGTGGAGAAAAAGAATCGCTTGTTCAGGCTGCTCAGTTTGTGGATAAGAACACCAATGCAGATATAATTGATATTAATATGGGCTGTCCTGTTAACAAGATTATTAAATGTGAAGCGGGAGCCAGATGGTTACTAAATCCGGATAAGATTTATGAGATGGTTTCAGCTGTAGTTGATAAAGTAGATAAACCGGTTACGGTTAAAATGAGAATTGGCTGGGATGACAAGCATATATTTGTTGAAGAGAATGCAAGGGCAGTTGAAAGAGCGGGCGGAAGTGCGATATCTGTCCATGGACGTACTCGGGTTCAAATGTATGAAGGAACGGCAAACTGGGATTATATCCGTATGGCAAAAGAAGCTGTCAATATACCGGTTATTGGAAATGGGGATGTACAGACTCCGCAGGATGCCAAGAGGATGCTTGAAGAAACTGGCTGTGATGGAGTCATGATCGGTCGTGCTGCACTCGGGAATCCGTGGATGATGTACCAAACCGTTAAGTATTTAGAAAATGGGTTCCTTTTGCCGGAGCCATCTGTTCGTGAAAAAATCGATGTTTGCGTCCTGCATCTTGACCGCCTTATTGCATTGAAGGATGAGTTTATCGCTGTGCGTGAGATGAGAAAACACGCAGCTTGGTATTTGAAAGGTATTAAAGGAAGCGGTAGAATCAGAAATGAGATAAATGAGTGCAACACACGTGAACAATTGGTAGGGCTGCTTTATAATATGGTGGAAGATATTGAACTCCATGAAGCCGTTCGTGCAGTTTGATGATTTGACAGTACCTGATATACTGTATAATAAGTATGTAGAAACTGCCGGTAAAACCGGCAGTTTTTATGATACTTTTAAAAGGATAATGATATTTTTTATATATTAGGTTCTAAGGTTGTGTAAAATAAAGGAACAGTATATACGTGATAGAGATGGAGTGGAAATAAGATGAGCAATTATGAAGAATTAAACGACCAATTAAAAGTCAGACGTGACAAAATGAACCGCATCCAAGAAATGGGCATAGATCCATTTGGCAAAAGATTCGAACGTACACATTTGGCTCAAGAAATTAGCAATGAATATGCAGATGTGGAAAAAGAGGATTTAGAAGCAAAGAATGCGGAAGTATCTATAGCTGGCAGAATTATGACAAAGCGTGGAAAAGGAAAAGCAGGCTTTGCTCATATTAAAGATGTGAGCGGTCAAATTCAAATATATGTGCGTAAAGATGCTATTGGGGAAGAAGCTTATGAGCTATTCACTATGGCTGACCTTGGCGATATTGTAGGTATTAAAGGAACGGTATTTAAAACTAAAGTGGGAGAGCTTTCTATAAAAGTAAGCCAGTTTACATATCTTACTAAGTCCCTTCGTCCTCTTCCGGAAAAATATCATGGATTAAAAGATATTGAAGAGCGCTATCGTAAGAGATATTTAGACTTAATTACAAGTGAAGAAAGCCAAAAAACATTTGTAACACGCAGTCGTATCATTCAAGCAATGAGACGTTACTTTGACGACCAAGGATTCCTTGAGGTTGAAACACCAATGCTTCATTCAATTGCTGGTGGTGCATCTGCACGTCCGTTTATAACGCATCATAATGCGCTTGATATGCCTATGTATATGCGTATTGCCATTGAATTACACTTGAAAAGGCTTATTGTTGGTGGTTTGGAAAAAGTATACGAAATCGGCCGAGTATTTAGAAATGAAGGAGTGTCCACAAGACATAATCCTGAGTTCACAATGCTTGAGCTTTACGAAGCTTATGCTGACTACAATGATGTAATGGACTTGACTGAAAATGTCATTGCTTATATTGCAAAAGAAGTTTTAGGAACAACTGTCATTCCTTACGGTGATTATGAAGTGGATTTAACACCAAAATGGACAAGACTTCATATGGTAGATGCAATTAAAGAATACGTAGGTGTAGATTTCTGGAAAGAAACATCAGTTGAAGAAGCGCGTGCGCTTGCTAAAGAACATGATGTCCAAATTACTGAATCTATGACATACGGTCATATTGTTAACGAATTCTTCGAGCAAAAAATCGAGGAGAAGTTAATACAACCAACCTTCATTTATGGTCATCCGGTAGAAATTTCTCCGTTGGCTAAAAAGAATGAGGATGATCCACGCTTTACTGATCGTTTTGAGTTATTTATCGTGGGACGTGAGCATGCGAACGCCTTCACTGAGCTAAATGATCCAATTGATCAGCGTCAACGCTTTGAAGCGCAATTAAAAGAGCGTGAACAAGGTAATGATGAAGCACATATGATGGACGATGATTATATAGAAGCATTGGAGTATGGTATGCCTCCAACAGGAGGTCTTGGAATTGGTATGGACCGTCTAATTATGCTACTAACTAATTCACCTTCAATTCGTGATGTACTGTTATTCCCGTTAATGAGACATAGATAAGATTTTAAAGAAGAAGCTGCCGATTAAGGGCAGCTTCTTCTTTATTTTCTTTCATTCGTATAATTGATATATGAAGATAAGGATATAAATCTAAGCTTCATAGTATAAGAAAGGATAAAA
Coding sequences:
- the folK gene encoding 2-amino-4-hydroxy-6-hydroxymethyldihydropteridine diphosphokinase, with translation MMNKVYIGLGTNVGDRESNLKDAISELAAVPEIEIISLSSIYETNPVGYLEQGKFLNMVVCINTTFDAQTLLVTCMKIEQNLGRKREIRWGPRTIDLDILLYNQENIVTKNLIVPHPRMLDRAFVVIPLVEIDKDIILPNMEKPIREIMDDIPEKEGVRIWKRKNGEGVLGHLES
- a CDS encoding helix-turn-helix domain-containing protein, whose translation is MEAEKWGRRIRAFRKLKGFTQEEFARELSVSVSMLGEVERGNRIPSERFLQDIANQLDITVEELKPLVK
- the dusB gene encoding tRNA dihydrouridine synthase DusB — translated: MLKIGNVEMKNPVVLAPMAGVCNSAFRLTVKEFGVGLVCAEMVSDRGIIYGNEKTLNMLYIDEREKPLSLQIFGGEKESLVQAAQFVDKNTNADIIDINMGCPVNKIIKCEAGARWLLNPDKIYEMVSAVVDKVDKPVTVKMRIGWDDKHIFVEENARAVERAGGSAISVHGRTRVQMYEGTANWDYIRMAKEAVNIPVIGNGDVQTPQDAKRMLEETGCDGVMIGRAALGNPWMMYQTVKYLENGFLLPEPSVREKIDVCVLHLDRLIALKDEFIAVREMRKHAAWYLKGIKGSGRIRNEINECNTREQLVGLLYNMVEDIELHEAVRAV
- the lysS gene encoding lysine--tRNA ligase, giving the protein MSNYEELNDQLKVRRDKMNRIQEMGIDPFGKRFERTHLAQEISNEYADVEKEDLEAKNAEVSIAGRIMTKRGKGKAGFAHIKDVSGQIQIYVRKDAIGEEAYELFTMADLGDIVGIKGTVFKTKVGELSIKVSQFTYLTKSLRPLPEKYHGLKDIEERYRKRYLDLITSEESQKTFVTRSRIIQAMRRYFDDQGFLEVETPMLHSIAGGASARPFITHHNALDMPMYMRIAIELHLKRLIVGGLEKVYEIGRVFRNEGVSTRHNPEFTMLELYEAYADYNDVMDLTENVIAYIAKEVLGTTVIPYGDYEVDLTPKWTRLHMVDAIKEYVGVDFWKETSVEEARALAKEHDVQITESMTYGHIVNEFFEQKIEEKLIQPTFIYGHPVEISPLAKKNEDDPRFTDRFELFIVGREHANAFTELNDPIDQRQRFEAQLKEREQGNDEAHMMDDDYIEALEYGMPPTGGLGIGMDRLIMLLTNSPSIRDVLLFPLMRHR